CAGTGTGCCGACCGTGCCGGGTAGAACGCCTAGCACACCACCCTCCGCGCACGAAGGGACGAGACCGGGCGGCGGCGGTTCGGGGAAGAGACAACGATAGCACGGACCTTCCTTCGCGTAAAAAACGCTCACCTGCCCGTCGAAGCGAAAGATGGAACCATAGACGTTCGGCTTGCCGAGAAAGACCGCCACATCGTTGGTAAGGTAACGGGTCGGGAAGTTATCCGTGCCGTCGATGATGATGTCGTAATCCTTCGCAATGCGAAGCGCATTTTCCGACGTATACGGCTCGTTGAAAATATCGATCTGTATATCGGGATTGAGGTCTTGCAGGCGGTCGCGCCCGCTTTCCACTTTCAACTTTCCAACTGTGGATGTTCCGTGTATGACCTGCCTTTGCAGGTTGGACGAATCGACAACGTCGTAATCCACCAAGCCGATGCGCCCGATCCCCGCCGCGGCGAGGTAGAGCGCGACGGGCGAGCCGAGTCCGCCCGTGCCGATGACGAGCGCGGACGAGTTCTTAAGTTTGATCTGTCCCTGCAAGCCGACTTCGGGCATGAGCAGGTGCCGCGAGTAGCGCAGGATCTGTTCGTGAGTGAGTTCTTCGATCATATTGCGCTCCATGTCATTGTGAGGAGGAGCGAAGCGACGACGAAGCAACCTCATCGCAGCGGGAGATTGCTTCAGGCGAAAGATCGCCGCCTTCGCAATGACATCCTCCCGCAATGGATGGAATTAACATCACCCGGTCGCCATCCTTGATGGGAGTCTCGACGCCTTGCAGGTCTTTGATATTGCTTTCGCCAATGAACAGATTCACGAACGGGCGTAAATCGCCGTTTTCGTTGAAGAGGTGCGGTTTGATGGCAGGGTATTGCGTCGTCAGGTCTGCCAGCGCTTCGGAAATTTTCGCGCCCGCAACAGTCACTTCGCTTTTGCCGCCGGTGTAGGCGCGCAAGGGGGTTGGAATTCTCAATGTGGTCATAGGTCCTGGTTTTTCTCTCGTTTTATTTTCCATAGGTCACGTTTGCAACGCGACGTCACGCTAAAAGCGTGACCTACGAAATTTCTCTATATAAATAATTGTACATCCGCATCCGCGGCATATTCAAGGAATGTGGCCGCTCCGCCGATCTCGGCTTGCGGGATGAAATCTTCGCGCTTGAAGCCGAAAACATCCATGGTCATCTGGCAACCGATCAGGCGCACATCCATGTCCACGCACATTTCGCGCAGTTCTTCGATGGACGCCACACCTTTGTTCTTGAAGGTTTGCTTCATCAAGGTGGTCGCCAGGCTTTCGAACCCGGGGACGTTCGCCATAAGCAGGTTCGGCATGTTCCAATTGATATTCTGAAAGCCTTCCGGACCGAACGGCATCTTCATCGGCATGGCAGGGTTGCCAAGCGGCGAGACTGCCGCTGTCAATTCAGGTTTGAGCAGGGTCAACCCGTAAAAGGTAAAAAAGACGCCAACCTCCCAGCCCATTGCGCCCGCCGCACTGGCAAGGATGAAAGGCGGGTATGCCCAGTCCAGGGTCCCTTTGCTGGCAATGAGAGCGAGGCGTTTTGAGGCGTTAGGGTTTGATTTAGACATGGTGGTTTCTCCTATGTTAACAACGGATGGTCGGGTAGGCGGCGGGGTCTCGATACTGACTGCGTCCTACTCGACCACCGCCGCCGTATCGAGACCTAACTCTTTTTCAAAAAGAAAACGAACTTCCCGCCATCTTCGGTGGAGAGCAGTAGTTCATTCCCGGTCTGCCTGCTCCATGCGGCGATGTCGGGCGGCGAACCTGCATCGGTTGAGATCACTTTCAATATCTGACCGGTTTGCATTTCTTTTATCGCCTTGGCGGTTTTAACAATTGGCATCGGACAAAGCAGTCCCGAGCAATCCAGCAGGATATCTTCCTTGATCACATCAATTCCGTTCATCGTTTCATCTCCTAAGGTCAAATGATCTGCAATTCTTCTTCTTCATACTTTACGCGATCTTCCCTCAACTTCCACGAACGATGACCGACGACGCTTCCATTATCCACGCGGGTGATGATGTATGAGAAAAACGGCTGCGCCCACTCCCGGTCATACTCGGACGGTTCATTCGGGCAGTCGGGATGCGAATGAAAGACGCCGATCAGATCCACGCCCAGTTCCATCGCTTTCGTTTCGGCTTTGAGATAATCTTCGGGCAAGATCAAATAACGATTGCGCCTCGTCGATTCTTCACGGGCATTATCCAACGGCAGGACCTGGCTCACATCGCCATCGACGCCAAGCAAAAAGCCGGCGCCTTCACCCGGATAGGCTTTTTCCAAATGCGCTTCCATGAGCCTTGTCAATTCTTTTGAAATCTTCAACACGCCGTTTACTCCCAAAGTTTTTTGTCGCTCAGATATTTGTACCCGGCATCCGGCAGGACTGTGACCACCACACCTTCATCCAACCGGCTTGCGACCTCGAGCGCAGCAACGACAGCCGCCCCGGATGAGATTCCCACAAAAAGGCCTTCCTCCCGCGCCAATCTCTTGACCATCTCATGCGCCGCCTCGGTCCGGACTTCGAGTTGTTCATCCGCCAGAGACTCATCATAGATCCCCGGCTTGATCGCGGTGGGCATGTGCTTGAGACCTTCGAGTCCGTGAAAGGACGCATCCGGTTGGAACGATACGATCTTTACATTGGGCTTCTGCTCCTTCAAAAATCGCCCGACACCGGTCAACGTGCCAGACGTCCCAAGCCCTGCAACAAAATGGGTCACTCCGCCGCCGGTTTGCGAAAGGATTTCAGGCCCGGTTGACCTGTAATGCGCATGCCAGTTGGCTTCGTTGTTATATTGATTCGCGTACCAGTATCTTTCAGGATGCTCCGATGCAAGTTCGCGCGCTTTGAGGATAGCGCCATCCGAGCCTTCGAGCGGATCGGTCAGGATGACTTCCGCGCCGAGGGCTTTGAGGATCGAGATCCGCTCCGCGCTTGCGCTGGCAGGCACTGCCAAAGTAACCGGGATTCCCAACGCCGCGCCGAAGGTCGCATACGAAATGCCCATGTTGCCGGAGGTTGAATCCAGCAACCGTTTGCCGTTCCCAAGATCGCCGTTCGCCAGCGCGGTCTGAATGATATTGAGCGCAGGCCTATCCTTGACGGAGCCGCCGGGGTTGAACCATTCGGCTTTGGCAAAGACCTGGGCACGGGGAGCCAAGCCCTGGCTGATTCTGCGAAGCGGTAGGAGCGGCGTATCGCCGACGTGATAGGCAAGGCTGTCCAATGGGATGGTATTTGATTCAGTAATTCGAAAGTCCAGTAATGTCATTTTTACCTCTACGGAGACGACTCTCTGCTGGCCGTCAGCGGTGGAGAGCGCCTGATACGCATTAAACAAAAACAGTCAACGGACAAACAAAAAGACGGCGAACGAACGCCACTCACGATGCAGATTTTGCACGCGGGGGTCGCTTACCGTCTGAGTCCGTTGACTGCGGAAGGGGTTTCTCTCAGGCGGCTACGAGCCCCGCCCAAGACACAAGCAATGGTCGAATGTTTTCATGGTTTTATTCATAGATTGCGCCAATTTTATGAATCTTACTGGTTTTGTCAAGATAAAAAATCCCCCAACCAAATTAATTTATTCTTATGGATGAAGACAGCCCGCAGGCGCGTCAAACTCGAGGCTTCCTGGGGATGGTTTTCATCCGCCCGCCGCGGATGCCATGAGGATGACCTTATCATCCGAAGCCAAATTCGTCTCCAATCCATCCAAATCGCGGATGTGATGTCCGTTTACGAAGATGTTGAAATGGCGGTGGAGATTTCCCTTTGAGTCGAAGAGGTGGGGTTTGAGAGCGGGGTGGCGCATCAATACATTTTCCAGCAATGCTGAAACGGTCCCGCCATCCACCTGGAACTCGCTCTGGTTACCAACATAGAATTTCATCATGGAGGGGAATTTCACGGTCGGCATACAGCTATTCTACACGAATTCGTGAGTTCAAAGCGATCATATCGGTCTCTACATTTATAAGCGATTATATATATGAGAACATCACCGGGGATGCGTACGGACTTCGTATGGGAAAAGAATTTGACTGGGAAATCGATAATCGGTTAAAACTCGCCCAAAGGAGGTTCCACAATGAAGCGCGCTTTTCCATTTATTCCCTTGTTCCTTCTTATTGCCTGTTCGCCTGATGTATCGGATCCGCAGATTCAAGCGGCGGTGATCAACTCGCTCACTGCAACAGTCTGGACGCCGACCCCTGTCACACCATCCGCCACGCCCCAGCCGAACACCGGGAAGATCGTGGGTATCCTGAATAATGCCATTGCGGGCGCAAATCCCTTGGGCGAAACCATCGTGGCGAAATACATAGTCCTCGATGCACAAGTGATACTCGACAGCACAACCCGCCAGGCTTTGCTCCTGCAAATTCATGTGGATTGTGATTGGATATACAATGATGCCTGCACACCCGAGACCACATTCGTTGCATTGATGTATGCATTTACGGTAAACGACAAGGTTATGGGGCGGGTTCAGGACCAAATCCCCTCAACGGTGGAGACTCTCGAAGTCATATCATTCGACCGGATGACGCGAGACGGGGTCATACACATTGCATGGAGTGATGTTTGGGATTTTGCCGAAGGTCATATAACCGGAAATCAACTCGGCTCGCGCATGATGCGGCTGGCGGCCACGCCATGAAAAAAGTCCCGGGGTCTTTTTACTCCGGGACTGATTACCGATGACTACCTCACTGATTACAGCTTTACTCTTCCTTCTTTGCTTCCATTTCCTTCTTATGCGCCTCGATGATCGAACCGGCGATATGGTTCGGAACGGTTTCGTAGTGATCGAATTCCATCGTAAAGTAGCCGCGCCCGCCGGTGATGGAACGCACTTGCGTTGTGTACTTCAACATTTCCGCCATCGGCACGTGGGCGATGATGGTGGTCGTTCCGCGTTCGGACTCCGTTCCCTGCACGCGTCCGCGCCGGGTGTTGAGATCGCTCATCACGTCGCCCATGTTCCCGTCCGGGCAGGTGACGCGCACAAGCATGATCGGCTCGAATAACACGGGACCCGCATCCGCCACGGCGAGTTTGAAGGCTTCGCGCCCGGCGATCTCGAACGCGACCGGTTTCGAGTCCACTTCATGTTCCTTGCCGTCGTAAACAGTCACGCGCACATTGCTCATCGGGTAACCGGCGAACGCGCCTTTTTCCATCGTCGCGCGGATGCTCTTTTCAATCGGCGGCAGATAGGAACGCGAAAGGTTCATTCCTACAAGCGCGTCGACAAAATCAAAGTCGCCTTCCATGTATGGTTCGATCCGAAGATGCACTTCTCCGAACTGCCCCGCCCCGCCGGATTGTTTCTTGTGGCGGTATTGCGCCTGGGCTTTCTTCGTAATGCCTTCGCGATAGGCAATCTTCGGCTCGCGGGTCACGATCCCGACCTGGAACTTGGTCTGCGCCCGGTTGACCGCCACTTCGATATGCTGGTCGCCCATACCCTGTAAAACGGTCTCGTGAGTCACCTGATCGTTCTGCCAGGTGAGGGTCATATCCTCTTCGCTTAGTCGGGTGAGCACGGTCGAAATCTTCGCCGCGTCTGCCTGGGTCTTGGGCGAAACCGCCACACGATATAACGCCGCCGGATAGACCGGTTTTGCAATTGTCAACGGATGTCCCTTATCACAAAACGTATCGCCGGTGGAGGAAACAGTCAACTTGGAAACGACGGCGATATCGCCAGCGTGGATTGTTTTGGCTGGGATCGCCTCCTTTCCGCGCTGGAAGTGCAATCCGGACATGCGCTCGTCCGCGCCCTTGGATTGGTTCCACACATGGGCATCAGCCTGGATCGATCCGCTGAACACGCGAAAGTAGGTCATCTTGCCGACGAAAGGATCGGCCGTGGTCTTCCACACATAAGCGGCCAGAGGCGATTGATCTGAAGGATTCAATTCTTCGGGTCCGTCTTTTCCCTGCGCCGACCGTTTGACGGCATGTATCGGGGAAGGCAGCAGGTCGATGATGTCGTTGAGCAATGCGATTGCGCCGACTTCATGTCCGCCCGCCGCGCAAAAGACCGGGACAAAACTCCCGGCGTAGACCACATCTTCCAGACCGCGCACCATCTCCTCGTCGGAGAGAGAGCCGTTCTCGAGGTATTTCTCCATCAATTCGTCTTCGCCTTCAGCCGCGGCTTCGACAAGGTCGAAATGGGCTTTGTCCGCCGCTTCCTTCAATTCAGCGGGGATCTCGGCGGTGGTTTTTCCATCCCCCATGTAGGACTTCATCCCGATGATATCGACCACGCCTTTGAATTCGTGCTTGGCGCCGATGGGCAGG
This portion of the Anaerolineales bacterium genome encodes:
- a CDS encoding sulfurtransferase TusA family protein translates to MNGIDVIKEDILLDCSGLLCPMPIVKTAKAIKEMQTGQILKVISTDAGSPPDIAAWSRQTGNELLLSTEDGGKFVFFLKKS
- the moeB gene encoding molybdopterin-synthase adenylyltransferase MoeB — translated: MIEELTHEQILRYSRHLLMPEVGLQGQIKLKNSSALVIGTGGLGSPVALYLAAAGIGRIGLVDYDVVDSSNLQRQVIHGTSTVGKLKVESGRDRLQDLNPDIQIDIFNEPYTSENALRIAKDYDIIIDGTDNFPTRYLTNDVAVFLGKPNVYGSIFRFDGQVSVFYAKEGPCYRCLFPEPPPPGLVPSCAEGGVLGVLPGTVGTLQATEAIKVLLGIGTPLIGKLLLYNALDMSFDFVKLKKNPKCRVCGPDADIKELIDYEAFCGVPGHHADDTSAGADWDITPQDMKTRLERDPGLILLDVREPHELEISSIEGAKNIPLGEVAQRMSELDSAKEMIVFCKRGSRSARAIEILSSAGFKKMKNLKGGINAWAEEVDKSLPLY
- a CDS encoding MoaD/ThiS family protein, encoding MTTLRIPTPLRAYTGGKSEVTVAGAKISEALADLTTQYPAIKPHLFNENGDLRPFVNLFIGESNIKDLQGVETPIKDGDRVMLIPSIAGGCHCEGGDLSPEAISRCDEVASSSLRSSSQ
- a CDS encoding DsrE/DsrF/DrsH-like family protein is translated as MSKSNPNASKRLALIASKGTLDWAYPPFILASAAGAMGWEVGVFFTFYGLTLLKPELTAAVSPLGNPAMPMKMPFGPEGFQNINWNMPNLLMANVPGFESLATTLMKQTFKNKGVASIEELREMCVDMDVRLIGCQMTMDVFGFKREDFIPQAEIGGAATFLEYAADADVQLFI
- a CDS encoding elongation factor G → MKEYTTEFIRNVALVSHGGAGKTMLAESFLHATGATTRLGKVEDGTTVSDYDDEEHRKKISIYTSVIPVEHRNYKINFLDAPGYTDFVGEMVSALSVADGAIILVDAVAGIEVGTELAWRYCDQFNLPRFIVINKMDRENADFEKAFAQVEELVKRHDKRAIKVHLPIGAKHEFKGVVDIIGMKSYMGDGKTTAEIPAELKEAADKAHFDLVEAAAEGEDELMEKYLENGSLSDEEMVRGLEDVVYAGSFVPVFCAAGGHEVGAIALLNDIIDLLPSPIHAVKRSAQGKDGPEELNPSDQSPLAAYVWKTTADPFVGKMTYFRVFSGSIQADAHVWNQSKGADERMSGLHFQRGKEAIPAKTIHAGDIAVVSKLTVSSTGDTFCDKGHPLTIAKPVYPAALYRVAVSPKTQADAAKISTVLTRLSEEDMTLTWQNDQVTHETVLQGMGDQHIEVAVNRAQTKFQVGIVTREPKIAYREGITKKAQAQYRHKKQSGGAGQFGEVHLRIEPYMEGDFDFVDALVGMNLSRSYLPPIEKSIRATMEKGAFAGYPMSNVRVTVYDGKEHEVDSKPVAFEIAGREAFKLAVADAGPVLFEPIMLVRVTCPDGNMGDVMSDLNTRRGRVQGTESERGTTTIIAHVPMAEMLKYTTQVRSITGGRGYFTMEFDHYETVPNHIAGSIIEAHKKEMEAKKEE
- a CDS encoding cysteine synthase family protein → MTLLDFRITESNTIPLDSLAYHVGDTPLLPLRRISQGLAPRAQVFAKAEWFNPGGSVKDRPALNIIQTALANGDLGNGKRLLDSTSGNMGISYATFGAALGIPVTLAVPASASAERISILKALGAEVILTDPLEGSDGAILKARELASEHPERYWYANQYNNEANWHAHYRSTGPEILSQTGGGVTHFVAGLGTSGTLTGVGRFLKEQKPNVKIVSFQPDASFHGLEGLKHMPTAIKPGIYDESLADEQLEVRTEAAHEMVKRLAREEGLFVGISSGAAVVAALEVASRLDEGVVVTVLPDAGYKYLSDKKLWE
- a CDS encoding MoaD/ThiS family protein, which produces MPTVKFPSMMKFYVGNQSEFQVDGGTVSALLENVLMRHPALKPHLFDSKGNLHRHFNIFVNGHHIRDLDGLETNLASDDKVILMASAAGG
- a CDS encoding M67 family metallopeptidase, which translates into the protein MLKISKELTRLMEAHLEKAYPGEGAGFLLGVDGDVSQVLPLDNAREESTRRNRYLILPEDYLKAETKAMELGVDLIGVFHSHPDCPNEPSEYDREWAQPFFSYIITRVDNGSVVGHRSWKLREDRVKYEEEELQII